One Oscillospiraceae bacterium genomic window carries:
- a CDS encoding zinc-ribbon domain-containing protein, with the protein MYCRNCGRELTDNNQFCTYCGMNRNHGYAAPSMPPEARDISTAALVWGIVAVVFCQLPLSFIFGIIGQNKVKEAEKMGIENGMVKAGRIMSLIGLILGIAFTVFWAIFLLIMVGLFTFAVSSPLIWN; encoded by the coding sequence ATGTATTGCAGAAATTGCGGCAGAGAACTGACCGACAACAATCAATTTTGCACTTATTGCGGCATGAACAGAAATCACGGATACGCCGCTCCTTCAATGCCGCCGGAGGCCAGAGACATTTCGACCGCGGCATTGGTTTGGGGCATTGTGGCGGTGGTCTTCTGCCAGCTGCCGCTCAGTTTTATCTTCGGTATCATCGGCCAAAACAAAGTTAAAGAAGCCGAGAAGATGGGAATTGAAAACGGTATGGTGAAAGCCGGCCGCATTATGTCACTGATAGGATTGATCCTGGGTATTGCCTTTACGGTATTTTGGGCGATTTTTTTACTGATCATGGTCGGATTATTTACATTTGCCGTTTCCTCGCCGCTTATATGGAATTGA